The following coding sequences lie in one Capnocytophaga stomatis genomic window:
- a CDS encoding OmpH family outer membrane protein, with protein sequence MMKNFKTIMIALALVLGATSMATAQNKIAHIDTQKLLEEMPERKSAEAQLKKLQQTYEADFQASIKELQTKAQAYQNEVSALTEAQLKARESEFLKKSEELQTMENNLRQAQQTASMTIQKKQQELIEPILKKVRAAVEKVAAAQGIQYVLDSSNGSGVIVAKGTDLYSAVKKELGF encoded by the coding sequence ATGATGAAAAACTTTAAAACAATTATGATTGCATTGGCTCTTGTATTAGGAGCAACATCAATGGCTACTGCACAAAACAAAATAGCCCACATTGATACACAAAAGCTTTTGGAAGAAATGCCTGAAAGAAAATCGGCTGAAGCTCAATTGAAAAAATTACAACAAACTTATGAGGCTGATTTTCAAGCGTCAATTAAGGAACTTCAAACCAAAGCTCAAGCGTATCAGAATGAGGTGTCTGCTTTAACAGAAGCTCAATTAAAAGCGAGAGAGTCAGAATTCCTTAAAAAATCAGAAGAACTTCAAACAATGGAGAACAATCTGCGTCAGGCACAGCAAACAGCTTCTATGACAATTCAGAAAAAACAACAAGAATTGATTGAGCCAATTTTGAAAAAAGTAAGAGCTGCTGTTGAAAAAGTTGCTGCTGCACAAGGAATTCAATACGTTTTGGATTCAAGCAATGGTTCAGGAGTGATTGTAGCTAAAGGAACTGATTTATACAGTGCAGTAAAAAAAGAATTAGGATTTTAA
- a CDS encoding OmpH family outer membrane protein, translating to MIKLKHILLSGLFLTASFISAQKGVKIGYVDMDFILSNLEEYKVANEQFALQVNGWQLEIEKRQKQIQDEKDKLEAEKSLLTAELIKDKQQEISLLEHNLNAYKEQKFGAENGEYVTQKFMLAKPIQDQVFNIVQEIGKLRKYDMIFEKSEVSMLYSNNQHNLTNVVLRILRRKDNAEDRNKEIGELLKESYDFEFVDERTKKRKELEQEKERKRAEYEKEKQKRIEETRRKRAEEQAQKEKEKAERLQKQQEAKQKKNK from the coding sequence ATGATAAAACTAAAACATATCTTGCTTTCGGGCTTGTTCTTAACGGCAAGTTTTATATCCGCTCAAAAAGGAGTTAAGATTGGGTATGTGGATATGGATTTTATTTTGTCAAATTTGGAGGAATATAAAGTAGCTAATGAACAATTTGCCTTGCAAGTGAATGGCTGGCAACTTGAGATAGAAAAACGCCAGAAGCAAATTCAAGATGAAAAAGATAAGCTGGAGGCTGAAAAATCATTGTTAACGGCTGAACTCATCAAGGATAAGCAACAAGAAATAAGCCTGCTTGAACATAATTTGAATGCTTATAAAGAGCAAAAGTTTGGAGCCGAAAATGGAGAGTATGTCACTCAAAAATTTATGTTAGCCAAGCCAATTCAAGACCAAGTGTTTAATATTGTTCAAGAAATAGGAAAGCTCAGAAAATATGATATGATTTTTGAAAAAAGTGAAGTTTCGATGCTTTATTCAAACAATCAGCATAATTTAACCAATGTTGTGCTTCGGATTTTGAGAAGAAAAGACAATGCGGAGGACAGAAATAAAGAAATAGGGGAGCTTTTAAAGGAAAGTTATGATTTTGAGTTTGTTGATGAACGAACAAAAAAACGTAAAGAATTAGAGCAAGAAAAGGAAAGAAAAAGAGCTGAGTACGAAAAGGAAAAGCAAAAACGCATAGAAGAAACACGACGCAAACGAGCGGAAGAACAAGCACAGAAAGAAAAAGAAAAAGCTGAACGCTTACAAAAACAACAAGAAGCAAAACAAAAAAAGAATAAATAG
- a CDS encoding penicillin-binding protein 1A has product MAKNTNNTKKNKSFFVKWFWRIFAGGIIFVVLLFMFASWGFLGEMPDFKRLENPETNLATEIVSSDGKTLGKFYLDDNRTPVKYKDLPKHLVDALVATEDERFYEHSGIDARGTLRAIAFLGSKGGASTITQQLAKQLFHGTKARGLERYTQKIKEWVISTRLETQYTKEEILTMYFNIYDFGYQADGIRSASRIFFDKEPQDLLIEESAVLVGMFKNSSLYNPVRNPKGVTNRRNVVLSQMAKNKYISNKMRDSLQQIPLKINFTPESHNEGIATYFREYLRSYMRDWIEKNPKPDGSKHNLYLDGMKVYTTIDSKMQTYAEMAVKEHMMRLQKAFDAENNPTKNKTYPFLDISKDEFNTLITRAMKNSERWRKMKSLGYSEDEIKESFTKKAEMRIFSWAGEKDTIMTPKDSILYYKAFLRTGMMSMEPQTGHIKAWVGGINYKHFQYDQVIQGARQTGSTFKPFVYATAIDQLHYSPCYELPDIQTCIEEGKYQNVTAWCPKNSNGKFSGKMMTLKYALANSVNSITVNLMDKVGPVPVINMVRNLGITSEIPEMPSIALGTSDATVYEMVGAYGTFANEGVYVKPILVTRIEDKNGTVLFENTPETHDVVSADVARAVVNLMEGVTQYGSGARLRTKGADSYNSLYKNVMTGYPYAFTNPIAGKTGTTQNNSDGWFMGMVPNLVTGVWVGGEDRAVHFKGTTYGQGATMALPIWGYYMKKCYEDKELSVSKAAFPSPQNMEIPVDCKKDEQSSDGDDFGQIDF; this is encoded by the coding sequence ATGGCAAAAAATACAAATAATACAAAAAAAAATAAAAGCTTTTTTGTAAAATGGTTCTGGCGGATATTTGCCGGAGGGATAATATTCGTGGTGCTTTTATTTATGTTTGCTTCTTGGGGATTCTTAGGAGAAATGCCTGATTTTAAAAGACTTGAAAACCCTGAAACCAATTTAGCTACGGAAATAGTTAGTTCGGATGGAAAAACGTTGGGTAAATTTTACTTGGACGACAACCGTACTCCTGTGAAATACAAGGATTTACCAAAGCATTTAGTTGATGCATTAGTTGCCACTGAAGATGAGCGTTTCTATGAACATTCAGGAATTGATGCTCGAGGAACATTGCGTGCCATTGCTTTTCTGGGAAGCAAAGGAGGGGCTTCAACAATAACGCAACAGCTTGCAAAACAGCTATTTCACGGAACAAAAGCTCGCGGACTGGAACGTTACACTCAAAAAATTAAAGAATGGGTGATTTCCACACGTTTGGAAACTCAATACACTAAAGAAGAAATTCTGACGATGTACTTCAACATATATGATTTTGGTTATCAAGCTGATGGAATCCGTTCCGCATCACGTATCTTTTTTGATAAAGAACCACAAGATTTATTGATTGAAGAGAGTGCTGTGTTGGTAGGAATGTTTAAAAACTCTTCCCTTTACAATCCTGTGCGAAATCCAAAAGGAGTTACAAACAGGCGAAATGTAGTTCTTTCACAAATGGCTAAAAATAAATACATTAGCAATAAAATGAGAGACTCTCTGCAACAAATTCCTCTGAAAATTAACTTTACTCCCGAAAGCCACAATGAAGGAATTGCTACCTATTTTCGTGAATATTTACGTTCATATATGCGAGATTGGATTGAAAAAAATCCTAAACCAGACGGCTCAAAACACAATCTGTATTTGGACGGAATGAAAGTTTATACAACCATTGACTCCAAAATGCAAACTTATGCGGAAATGGCTGTAAAAGAGCATATGATGCGACTTCAAAAGGCTTTTGATGCAGAAAATAATCCTACTAAAAATAAAACTTATCCGTTTTTAGATATTTCCAAAGATGAGTTCAACACCTTGATAACAAGGGCAATGAAAAACTCCGAACGATGGAGAAAAATGAAATCTTTAGGATATTCCGAAGATGAAATCAAAGAATCTTTTACGAAGAAAGCGGAAATGAGAATCTTTTCGTGGGCAGGCGAAAAAGACACGATTATGACTCCAAAGGATTCTATTCTTTACTATAAGGCTTTCTTACGTACGGGAATGATGTCAATGGAGCCACAAACGGGACACATAAAAGCTTGGGTGGGAGGCATTAACTACAAGCATTTCCAATATGACCAAGTGATTCAAGGTGCCAGACAAACCGGTTCTACATTCAAGCCCTTTGTTTATGCAACTGCAATCGATCAATTACATTATTCTCCTTGCTACGAATTACCTGATATTCAAACTTGTATCGAAGAAGGAAAATATCAAAACGTAACTGCTTGGTGTCCTAAAAATTCCAACGGGAAGTTCTCAGGTAAAATGATGACACTAAAGTATGCTCTGGCAAATTCAGTCAATTCCATTACAGTTAATCTGATGGATAAAGTGGGTCCTGTTCCTGTAATTAATATGGTTAGAAATTTAGGAATTACCTCTGAAATTCCGGAAATGCCTTCAATTGCTTTGGGTACTTCTGATGCTACGGTTTACGAAATGGTAGGAGCTTATGGCACATTTGCCAACGAAGGCGTATATGTCAAACCTATTTTGGTAACCCGTATTGAAGATAAAAACGGAACCGTTCTGTTTGAAAACACTCCTGAAACTCACGATGTTGTAAGTGCTGATGTGGCTCGTGCTGTTGTAAATTTAATGGAAGGAGTTACGCAATATGGTTCGGGAGCAAGACTCAGAACCAAAGGAGCTGATTCTTATAACAGTTTGTACAAAAATGTGATGACAGGCTATCCGTATGCCTTTACGAATCCAATTGCAGGAAAAACAGGAACAACTCAAAACAACAGTGATGGTTGGTTTATGGGAATGGTTCCGAATTTGGTTACCGGAGTTTGGGTAGGTGGCGAAGACCGAGCCGTACACTTTAAAGGCACTACCTATGGGCAAGGAGCAACAATGGCACTACCCATTTGGGGATATTATATGAAAAAATGCTATGAAGACAAAGAATTAAGTGTGTCAAAAGCTGCTTTTCCTTCTCCTCAAAATATGGAAATCCCCGTTGATTGTAAAAAAGACGAACAATCAAGTGACGGAGACGATTTCGGACAGATTGATTTTTAA
- the murI gene encoding glutamate racemase codes for MINKEKPIGLFDSGVGGTTIWKEIVKLMPYENTLFLADNKNAPYGGKTKEEIIVLCEKNTEFLLEKEVKIIVVACNTGTTNAISHLRAKYKDISFIGIEPAIKPAGLQSITKKVGVLATKGTLSSELFMKTSNDLIKREGIQIVEKIGEGLVNLIEKGQIESPEMFELLKKYLLPMVEENIDYLVLGCTHYPYLLPQIQKIIPENIKVIDSGYAVAKQTKNILSQSNLLNDTKNKPHHIWFSDGDLSVLQQFAPNIDNLELQKI; via the coding sequence ATGATTAATAAAGAAAAGCCAATAGGATTATTTGATTCAGGGGTAGGAGGAACCACTATTTGGAAGGAAATAGTAAAACTTATGCCTTATGAAAATACATTGTTTCTTGCAGATAATAAAAACGCTCCGTATGGAGGAAAAACGAAAGAAGAAATTATCGTTCTATGTGAAAAAAATACGGAATTTCTGCTGGAAAAGGAAGTTAAAATCATTGTAGTTGCTTGTAACACAGGAACAACAAATGCGATATCACATTTGCGTGCCAAATACAAAGATATTTCTTTCATTGGCATAGAGCCGGCTATTAAGCCTGCCGGATTACAAAGTATTACTAAAAAAGTTGGTGTTTTGGCAACTAAAGGTACACTTTCAAGTGAATTATTTATGAAAACGAGCAATGATTTGATTAAACGAGAAGGAATTCAAATCGTTGAAAAAATAGGGGAGGGGTTAGTCAATCTTATTGAAAAGGGACAGATAGAAAGTCCTGAAATGTTTGAATTATTAAAGAAGTATTTGCTCCCTATGGTGGAAGAAAATATAGATTATCTTGTACTTGGTTGTACTCATTATCCGTATTTATTGCCTCAAATCCAAAAGATTATCCCAGAAAATATAAAGGTGATAGATTCGGGATATGCCGTTGCAAAACAGACAAAAAACATACTTTCACAAAGCAATCTGTTGAACGATACTAAAAACAAACCCCATCACATTTGGTTTAGTGATGGGGATTTATCTGTTTTACAACAATTTGCACCAAATATAGATAATTTGGAACTTCAAAAGATTTAA